Proteins encoded together in one Marinobacter salsuginis window:
- a CDS encoding DUF6502 family protein, with protein sequence MKKTNPLHQALFRILRPLARLLLRNGIPFGEFSELVKRAYVEAALEDFADGRRKPTDSRAAVMTGLTRKEVKRQREILAGEDTGSRDVIHANRASRVVSGWVHDAGFQTEDGEPAMLSFDGSGSFSELVKRYSGDMPPRAVLDELLRVGVVSIDGESGRLILQQRAYVPAGDSEEMLQIFGEDVSDLIATIDHNLVSNESGQPPLFQRTLTYNNIPPEVMERWRKHAAAQSQALLEQLDKWLGPHDRDISGQKSGSESGDPVRTGVSIFFFEEPAGKEPKGD encoded by the coding sequence ATGAAAAAGACCAACCCCCTGCATCAAGCGCTGTTCCGCATTCTGCGCCCTCTGGCGAGGTTGCTCTTGCGGAACGGCATCCCCTTCGGCGAGTTCTCGGAGCTGGTGAAACGTGCCTACGTGGAAGCCGCCCTGGAGGACTTTGCCGACGGCCGCCGAAAGCCCACGGATTCGCGGGCTGCGGTTATGACCGGGCTGACACGTAAGGAAGTAAAACGCCAACGGGAAATCCTGGCAGGGGAAGATACCGGGAGCCGCGATGTCATTCATGCCAACCGGGCGTCCCGGGTGGTTTCAGGTTGGGTCCACGATGCTGGTTTCCAGACCGAAGACGGAGAGCCAGCCATGCTGTCTTTCGACGGATCGGGCAGTTTCAGTGAACTGGTCAAACGCTACAGCGGTGATATGCCGCCCCGCGCCGTGCTGGATGAACTGCTTCGGGTCGGCGTGGTGTCGATAGACGGCGAATCGGGCCGGCTGATCCTGCAGCAAAGGGCCTATGTACCGGCTGGAGACAGTGAGGAAATGCTCCAGATATTCGGTGAAGACGTATCAGATCTCATAGCGACGATTGATCATAATCTGGTCAGTAACGAATCCGGGCAGCCACCGCTGTTCCAGAGAACCCTGACCTACAACAACATCCCTCCGGAAGTGATGGAGCGCTGGCGCAAGCATGCCGCTGCCCAGTCCCAGGCACTGCTGGAACAGCTGGACAAATGGCTTGGTCCCCATGATCGCGATATTTCCGGGCAAAAATCTGGCAGTGAATCCGGGGATCCGGTCCGCACCGGCGTCAGCATCTTCTTCTTTGAAGAGCCTGCCGGTAAAGAGCCGAAAGGAGATTGA